The genomic window TGCGCCACGGCGCTGGCCGATGTCCCCTCTCCCAAACGTTCCGGGAGTGTGGCAGCATGCTGGCCGTGCACACGCCGGGACATGCATGACCAGCAAGCGACTTTGCTTCGAGCCGGGTCACAAGCCCAAATGCCTCGTCATCGTCGACGACACCGCCGAATGGGATCGCGCGGTGTATTACGCCAGCCGCTGGGCAATCCGCGCCGGCGGCGGCGTGGTGATGCTGCGCATCATCGAGCCCGAACAGCAGAGCCAGGAATGGCTTGGTGTCGCCGACATCATGCGCGCCGAGGCACAGGAAGCGGCGGAGGCCGCGCTCGACCGCGCCGCCGGTCGCGCCAACGGCATCGCCGCGATCACGCCGGAGCGCGTGATTCGGGAAGGCGCCGCGATGGAACAACTGCTCGCGGTGATCGACGAGGATCCTGATATCGCCATGCTGGTGCTGGCCGCGAGCCCCGGTGCGGAGGGACCGGGGCCTTTGGTCTCGCTGCTCGCCCATTCGCTCGGCACGTTTCCGGTTCCGGTGACGATTATCTCCGGCGCGCTGAGCGACCGAAGCGTGGATTCGCTGTCTTAGCTCTTCCCCTCTCTCCGCAGGCGGGGAAAGGGAGACGCAAGCACCCTAACTTGCTGATATAACAGCGAAACGCCCTTCTCACCCCTTGATCGTGCGTTCCCCGTCGCCATCTGCTACTGGATAGAGCACGCGCCGGCCTTGAACCGGCGACGTCTGGAGAAAACCATGTTCATTCAAACCGAAGCCACCCCCAATCCCGCTACGTTGAAGTTCATTCCCGGCCGCGTCGTGGTCGACGGCAGCCCGGTGGAGTTTTCGAGCCGCGAAGCCGCAGGCCGCTCGCCGCTTGCCGAAAAGCTGTTCGACGTGCCCGGCGTCACCGGCGTGTTCTACGGATCGGACTTCATCACCGTGACCAAGGCGAGCGGTGAGTGGCAGCAGCTCAAGCCCGCGATTCTCGGCGCGATCATGGAGCACTATATGTCCGGCGTGCCGCTGCTCGCCGACGGCACAGTGCAAAGCGATACCGAACTCGACGACCACGGTGAATTCTTCGACGAGGCCGATGCCGAGACGGTCGACATGATCAAGGACCTGATCGAGACTCGGGTGCGGCCGGCGGTCGCCAATGACGGCGGCGACATCACCTTCCGCGGCTTCAAGGACGGCGTCGTCTATCTCAACATGAAGGGCGCCTGCTCGGGCTGCCCGTCATCGACTGCGACGCTCCAGCACGGCATCCAGAACCTCTTGAAGCACTTCGTGCCCGACGTGGTCGAAGTCCGGCCGATGTAAGCAAGCTGCCGTAGGGTGGGCAAAGCGAAGCGTGCCCACCAAGATCCCGTCATTTGCGGAACGATGGTGGGCACGGCGCAGGTGCGCCTTTGCCCATCCTACCGAGATATGGAGCTGCAAAGGCGTGGATGGCCGGGACAAGCCCGGCCATGACGATGGGAACGACGAGCATTCCCTGACGGATGATGCTACGATCGTTCCATGCTGATCCTCGCCATCGATACTGCGCTCGACGCTTGCTCCGCGGCCGTGCTCGACACCGAAACGGCCGAGCTGCGCGCGCAGGAATCGCTGCCGATGAAGCGTGGGCATGCCGAAGCCTTGATGCCGCTGATCGCGCGGGTGATGCAATCGGCCAATCTCGCCTTCACCGCGCTCGACCGCATCGCGGTCACCGTCGGTCCTGGAAGCTTCACCGGCCTGCGCGTCGGTATTTCGGCGGCGCGCGGCCTTGCGCTCGCGGCGAGGCGGCCGGCGGTCGGCCTGACCACCTTGTCGGCCTATGCCGCCGCCATCGTCGGCCAGAGCCGATCGGTGCCCGTGATGTCCGCGATCGATGCGCGGCACGACCACGTCTATTTCCAGATCGTCGCCGGCGACGGCAGCCAGCTGGTGCGACCGCAGGTCGCCAGCATCGACGAGGCGATCGCGGCTTCGCAATTCGGCGCGCCGCACCTGGTCGGCAATGCCGCGAACATCCTTGCCGGGCGCTGGCCGAAGGATGCGCCGCAACCCATTGCGGTCGACGCGCAGCCCGCGCCCGACATCGGCTGGGTCGCCTGGCTTGGCGCCGCGGCCAATCCCGACACGACCCCGGCGCGGCCGTTCTATCTGCGCGCGCCCGACGCCAAGCCGGCCGCGCAGCTACAGCTCGCAGCACAAGCTGCAAGCTCATGATGGGATGGTTCTCGCAATGGTGGCGCGGCGGCACTGCCGCCGTCGAGCCCGCGTCCGCGCGCGATGCCGCGCGGCTGGCGCAGCTTCATGGCGCCTCCTTCGCACGCGGCTGGGGCGAAGGCGAGTTCGAGAGCATGCTCGGTGAGCGCAACACGCTGGTGCATCGCTTGCGCCTCGGCGGCAAGACGATCGGCTTTGCGGTGTCGCGGATCGGCGCGGACGAAGCGGAAATCCTCTCGATCGCAGTCGATCAGGCCCATCGCGGCCGCGGCCTCTCCCGCACGCTGCTGATGACCCATCTCGGCCACCTCGCCGGGCGCGGGGTGCGCACAATATTTCTCGAAGTCGAGGAAAATAACCAGCCGGCGCGCCGCCTCTACGATCGGGCCGGATTCATGGTGGTCGGGCGCCGCGAACGCTACTATAAGCAGCCGAACGGGGAACAATTGAACGCCCTTCTGATGCGACGTGACTTGTCGTAACATTGGTGGCAGAAAGCGCCTCCGCCAGGCAGACAATCATATGACCGCACTGAAACCTTCTTCCGCATCCAAGGCATCCGGCATCGAGGCGCGCTGTGCCGCCACCGGCATGCGCATGACCGAGCAGCGCCGCGTCATCGCCCGCGTGCTCGCGGAGGCGGTCGATCATCCCGATGTCGAGGAACTGTACCGGCGCTGCGTCGCCGTCGACGACAAGATCTCGATCTCGACGGTCTACCGAACGGTGAAGCTGTTCGAGGATGCCGGCATCATCGAACGCCACGATTTCCGCGAGGGCCGCGCGCGCTACGAGCAGATGCGCGACAGCCATCACGACCACCTCATCAATCTGCGCGACGGCAAGGTGATCGAGTTCACCTCCGAAGAGATCGAGAAGCTCCAGGCCGAGATCGCCCGTAAGCTCGGCTACAAGCTGGTCGATCACCGCCTCGAGCTCTATTGCGTTCCGCTCGACGACGACAAGCCGACGAGTTAGTCGCGAATTTGAGCAGATCTCTCCGCGAGCTCACTTCACCTCTCCCCGACGGGGAGAGGTCGATTTGCTCCTGGCGATGCGTAGCATCGTCCAGCGCAAATCGGGTGAGGGGGCTCAGGTCCCACGAGAGTCCACAACCCCTCACCCGGCGCTTCGCGCCCACCTCTCCCTATGGGAGAGGTAGCACCACCCGCGCGGCACCAGAGTGCCTCCACCAAGTCAGGCGCTGAATGCCCATCGACCTCATCATCTTCGACTGCGACGGCGTGCTCGTGGACAGCGAGGTGATCTCCTGTCGCGCGCATGCCGATGTGCTGACGAGGCACGGCTATCCGATCACGTCGGATCAGGTGTTCGCGCGCTTCCTCGGCCGCTCGACGCGGCAGGCGAATCTCGAGATCGAGACCGAGCTCGGCCGCAAGCTGCCCGAGGCCTATCACGGCGATCTGCAGGACGAGCTGTTCCGCTCGTTCGAGGCCGACCTCGAAGCGATCCGCGGCATCCATGATGTGCTCGATGTCGTCACCCAACGCGTCTGCGTGGCCTCGAGCGGCTCGCATCAGCGCATGCGCGTGAGCTTGGGGAGCACGGGCCTCTACGAGCGCCTCGCGCCAAATATCTTCTCGGCCTCGCAGGTGAAGAACGGCAAGCCGGCGCCGGAGCTGTTCCTGTTCGCGGCAAACGAAATGGGCGTGCCGCCCGAGCGCTGCGTCGTGATCGAGGACAGCCTGGCCGGCATTGCCGGCGCGCGAGCTGCCGGGATGCCCGTGTTCGGCTTTTACGGGGGCAGCCATTGCCGCGATGGCTATGCCGAAACCCTGCGCCTGGCCGGCGCCGACCTGCTCTTTGCCGACATGCATCAGCTGCCGGAGCTGGTCCGGCGGGTCGAGGCGGACGCCCTGGCGGGCTGATTTCGCCCTCTCACCGTCATTCCGGGGCGCGCGCGACGCGCGTGAACCGGGAATCTCGCACCAGAACCTCTGGATTCCGGGTTCGCGACTGCGTCACGCCCCGGAATGACGACCCAAATGGCCCCCTTCGCTGGATTTTCGCGCCTCCAGCCTATATCTGAGGGCTGTCCTCCAGCTCCATTTTCGGGTTCCATGACGCCGCCGCGCAAGCTGCACATCAAATCATATGGCTGCCAGATGAACGTCTACGATGCCCAGCGCATGGTGGACACGCTGGCTCCGGAAGGATTCGTGGAGACGGCCAGCGCTGAGGACGCCGACCTCGTCATCCTCAACACCTGCCATATCCGCGAGAAGGCCTCGGAAAAGGTCTATTCCGAGCTCGGCCGCCTGCGCGTTGCCAAGGACGAGGCCGCGCGCGCGGGCCGCGCGATGCAGATCGCGGTCGCGGGCTGCGTGGCACAGGCCGAGGGCGAGGAGATCGTGCGCCGCGCGCCTGTCGTCGATGTCGTGGTGGGACCGCAGAGCTACCATCATCTGCCCGGGCTGTTGAAGCGCGCTGGCGACGAGGGCCGCGCGATCGAGACCGAATTCCCTGCGCAAGACAAGTTCGGCTTCCTGGCCCAGCCCAAACCCGATGCGATCCGCGCGCGCGGCATTTCCGCTTTCGTCACGGTGCAGGAAGGCTGCGACAAGTTCTGCACCTTCTGCGTCGTGCCGTATACCCGCGGCGCCGAGGTGTCGCGTCCCGTGGCAAAGATCGTGGACGACGTGAAGCGGCTCACTGAGAACGGCGTGCGCGAGCTCACGCTGATCGGCCAGAACGTCAACGCCTATCACGGCGAGGGGCCGGACGGAAAAAGCTGGCCGCTCGGCCGGTTGCTCGAGCATCTGGCGCAAATCCCGGGCATCGCCCGGCTGCGCTATTCCACCAGCCATCCCCGCGACGTCGATGACAGTTTGATTGCGGCCCATCGCGATCTCGATGCCCTGATGCCGTTCGTGCACCTGCCGGTGCAGTCGGGCTCGGACCGGATTCTGGCCGCCATGAACCGCAAACATACCGCCGATGATTACCGGCGGGTCATCGAGCGTTTCCGTACCGCACGCCAAGACATTGCTTTTTCATCGGATTTTATCATCGGCTTCCCCGGCGAGAGCGAGCAAGATTTTCTCGCCACCCTCGCGCTTGTCACGCAAATCGGCTACGCTGCGGCTTATTCGTTCAAATATTCCGCCCGGCCGGGAACGCCGGCCGCGGACATGCAGGAGACGGTGTCCCCCGCCGAGATGGACCAGCGATTGGAGCGGCTCCAGGAACTGATCGACAGCCAGCAATCGGCCTTCAACAAGGCTGCGATTGGCTCAACGATCGACGTGCTGTTCGAGCGTCCGGCTCGCAAGGAAGGCCAGATCGTCGGCCGCACCGCTTACCTCCAGCCCGCGCATGTGATGGCCTCGCCCGACATCATCGGCCAAATCCTGCCGGTCCGGATCGACAGCCTCGAGCGCTACAGCTTTCTCGGCGAGCTCGTGACGCCGCGCAACGCGCGCGAGCCCGCTTTATCGCAAGCCACTGGAGCCTGAACCCTTGCCAAAAAGCGCATCGGATTCGTCTTCGTTCGCTCCCAGCCGCAAATTTGACCGCGAC from Bradyrhizobium zhanjiangense includes these protein-coding regions:
- a CDS encoding universal stress protein, whose amino-acid sequence is MTSKRLCFEPGHKPKCLVIVDDTAEWDRAVYYASRWAIRAGGGVVMLRIIEPEQQSQEWLGVADIMRAEAQEAAEAALDRAAGRANGIAAITPERVIREGAAMEQLLAVIDEDPDIAMLVLAASPGAEGPGPLVSLLAHSLGTFPVPVTIISGALSDRSVDSLS
- the rimI gene encoding ribosomal protein S18-alanine N-acetyltransferase, which codes for MMGWFSQWWRGGTAAVEPASARDAARLAQLHGASFARGWGEGEFESMLGERNTLVHRLRLGGKTIGFAVSRIGADEAEILSIAVDQAHRGRGLSRTLLMTHLGHLAGRGVRTIFLEVEENNQPARRLYDRAGFMVVGRRERYYKQPNGEQLNALLMRRDLS
- a CDS encoding Fur family transcriptional regulator, encoding MTALKPSSASKASGIEARCAATGMRMTEQRRVIARVLAEAVDHPDVEELYRRCVAVDDKISISTVYRTVKLFEDAGIIERHDFREGRARYEQMRDSHHDHLINLRDGKVIEFTSEEIEKLQAEIARKLGYKLVDHRLELYCVPLDDDKPTS
- the miaB gene encoding tRNA (N6-isopentenyl adenosine(37)-C2)-methylthiotransferase MiaB, coding for MTPPRKLHIKSYGCQMNVYDAQRMVDTLAPEGFVETASAEDADLVILNTCHIREKASEKVYSELGRLRVAKDEAARAGRAMQIAVAGCVAQAEGEEIVRRAPVVDVVVGPQSYHHLPGLLKRAGDEGRAIETEFPAQDKFGFLAQPKPDAIRARGISAFVTVQEGCDKFCTFCVVPYTRGAEVSRPVAKIVDDVKRLTENGVRELTLIGQNVNAYHGEGPDGKSWPLGRLLEHLAQIPGIARLRYSTSHPRDVDDSLIAAHRDLDALMPFVHLPVQSGSDRILAAMNRKHTADDYRRVIERFRTARQDIAFSSDFIIGFPGESEQDFLATLALVTQIGYAAAYSFKYSARPGTPAADMQETVSPAEMDQRLERLQELIDSQQSAFNKAAIGSTIDVLFERPARKEGQIVGRTAYLQPAHVMASPDIIGQILPVRIDSLERYSFLGELVTPRNAREPALSQATGA
- a CDS encoding HAD family hydrolase; this encodes MPIDLIIFDCDGVLVDSEVISCRAHADVLTRHGYPITSDQVFARFLGRSTRQANLEIETELGRKLPEAYHGDLQDELFRSFEADLEAIRGIHDVLDVVTQRVCVASSGSHQRMRVSLGSTGLYERLAPNIFSASQVKNGKPAPELFLFAANEMGVPPERCVVIEDSLAGIAGARAAGMPVFGFYGGSHCRDGYAETLRLAGADLLFADMHQLPELVRRVEADALAG
- a CDS encoding NifU family protein encodes the protein MFIQTEATPNPATLKFIPGRVVVDGSPVEFSSREAAGRSPLAEKLFDVPGVTGVFYGSDFITVTKASGEWQQLKPAILGAIMEHYMSGVPLLADGTVQSDTELDDHGEFFDEADAETVDMIKDLIETRVRPAVANDGGDITFRGFKDGVVYLNMKGACSGCPSSTATLQHGIQNLLKHFVPDVVEVRPM
- the tsaB gene encoding tRNA (adenosine(37)-N6)-threonylcarbamoyltransferase complex dimerization subunit type 1 TsaB, with amino-acid sequence MLILAIDTALDACSAAVLDTETAELRAQESLPMKRGHAEALMPLIARVMQSANLAFTALDRIAVTVGPGSFTGLRVGISAARGLALAARRPAVGLTTLSAYAAAIVGQSRSVPVMSAIDARHDHVYFQIVAGDGSQLVRPQVASIDEAIAASQFGAPHLVGNAANILAGRWPKDAPQPIAVDAQPAPDIGWVAWLGAAANPDTTPARPFYLRAPDAKPAAQLQLAAQAASS